In a genomic window of Muntiacus reevesi chromosome 1, mMunRee1.1, whole genome shotgun sequence:
- the TMEM167B gene encoding protein kish-B, translating to MTNVYSLDGILVFGLLFVCTCAYFKKVPRLKTWLLSEKKGVWGVFYKAAVIGTRLHAAVAIACVVMAFYVLFIK from the exons ATGACGAACG TGTACTCCTTGGATGGGATTCTGGTGTTTGGTTTGCTGTTTGTTTGCACCTGTGCCTACTTCAAGAAAGTACCTCGTCTCAAAACCTGGCTGCTCTCAGAAAAGAAGGGAGTTTGGGGTGTGTTTTACAAAG CTGCTGTAATTGGAACCAGGCTGCATGCCGCTGTGGCAATCGCCTGTGTTGTGATGGCCTTCTACGTTCTGTTTATAAAATGA
- the TAF13 gene encoding transcription initiation factor TFIID subunit 13 isoform X2, translating to MADEEEDPTFEEESEEIGGGAEGGQGKRKRLFSKELRCMMYGFGDDQNPYTESVDILEDLVIEFITEMTHKAMSIGRQGRVQVEDIVFLIRKDPRKFARVKDLLTMNEELKRARKAFDEANYGS from the exons ATGGCAGATGAAGAAGAGGATCCCACC TttgaggaagaaagtgaagaaattggAGGAGGTGCAGAAGGTGGACAGGGTAAAAGAAAGAGACTTTTTTCTAAAGAAT TACGGTGCATGATGTATGGGTTTGGAGATGACCAGAATCCTTATACTGAGTCAGTGGATATTCTTGAAGACCTTGTCATAGAGTTCATCACTGAAatg ACTCATAAGGCAATGTCAATTGGAAGACAAGGTCGGGTACAAGTTGAAGATATCGTCTTCTTGATTCGAAAGGACCCAAGAAAGTTTGCTAGGGTTAAAGACTTGCTTACTATGAATGAAGAATTGAAACGcgctagaaaagcatttgatgaaGCAAACTATGGATCTTGA
- the TAF13 gene encoding transcription initiation factor TFIID subunit 13 isoform X1 has protein sequence MLIIKVSEAVFDISIRFNFQFEEESEEIGGGAEGGQGKRKRLFSKELRCMMYGFGDDQNPYTESVDILEDLVIEFITEMTHKAMSIGRQGRVQVEDIVFLIRKDPRKFARVKDLLTMNEELKRARKAFDEANYGS, from the exons atgttaattattaaaGTGTCAGAAGCAGTGTTTGACATATCTATACGTTTTAACTTCCAGTttgaggaagaaagtgaagaaattggAGGAGGTGCAGAAGGTGGACAGGGTAAAAGAAAGAGACTTTTTTCTAAAGAAT TACGGTGCATGATGTATGGGTTTGGAGATGACCAGAATCCTTATACTGAGTCAGTGGATATTCTTGAAGACCTTGTCATAGAGTTCATCACTGAAatg ACTCATAAGGCAATGTCAATTGGAAGACAAGGTCGGGTACAAGTTGAAGATATCGTCTTCTTGATTCGAAAGGACCCAAGAAAGTTTGCTAGGGTTAAAGACTTGCTTACTATGAATGAAGAATTGAAACGcgctagaaaagcatttgatgaaGCAAACTATGGATCTTGA